GATTGTTTGGGTTGTTGTGGTTTCTTTTAAGTTGTAAAATAAAGGTTTGTGTAAAATTAGTTTGATAAGTAAGAGAGATAAATAGACGACCATAGATTTTGGGTAGAAAATATTTTTGATTATTGATGTTAGCACAATATAGATAATAATATATAGGGAATTGTGTTGTGATTGTTTCTTACGGATCAATGAGGAGACGGATAACGACTCGAGTTGTATCTTTGGTAAGGTCAGAGCCCTGGACAGAACGGATTTGCCCAACCACATCTGCGAGTTTAAATATCAGTTATGATATCGAAACATAATATAAACTCAGATGCAATATGATAATATACATGGGAGTTCTAGGTTTATGTTCGCAATCACTTGCAAATTGTCGAACAGTCTAATTATGACTGGAGATTGATCTCAGGAGCACCCGTGATGACTTCATCAATAATAGGTGGTGAGATGAAACAAATAAGGAATGAATGAGCACCTAGCAAATTCAAATCGATCGACTTTCACAATGGAACCGGCTTTCAAAGATGGCATATAATGATTAGCACGTCCGACGGGAATAAACTCATGAATCACAGAATCTGCAAATAATTTTATTCAATAAAGAATCATAAAATTAATTAAAAATAATTATATTAAATAAGTGTGATAAATCAAAGATTAACTTACTTTTTCATCAAGGAAGAGAACCGTGATTCCCATAAACTCACTGACTTTCTTGAAGTTCAGGGAATCCCAGAAGCAAGGAGGTTTGAGGCTATGCTCTGACTACTACGACCAAGACGGAGAGACTCGAAGAGTGACGGACGCCTGGGACGCCGGTTTGAGGAAATGGAGAGGCAGAGAGAGACATGTTTTAGAAGATGGTTAAAACTAAGAGGAATCAATGAGTTTTGTGGAGATGCAGATTGGGTTCATCAAAGATGAGAATNNNNNNNNNNNNNNNNNNNNNNNNNNNNNNNNNNNNNNNNNNNNNNNNNNNNNNNNNNNNNNNNNNNNNNGGTGAAAAATAGATTACGAACATACACATGACGCAACTCTGTAACTCAGACTTGTCTGAGACAATGATGAAAAGAACTCTAACTCATGTTAAACGAAGACAATTTACAATATGGAAAAATTATAATTGTTGCTTTTTTCATATAACGTGATGAATCTCATTTAAAAATGAAACTCATAAAACACTTGTAGGCCCGACCCACAAAGTAAACCGAAGAAGCAAGGGTTTCCGACCTTCATAAATATATATTAGTTTCGGCCATCAATGTATAAAGTATCCTTTAGTTTAGTGGTATAAATGTTGGTGTTTAAATCTCAATAACTCGGGTTCGAGCCATATCCTTGACATTTTTTCACATTGTGGTCTGTAAAACGCTGACGTGGCGCGCTGAGTAGAGAACAAAAACCCAATCGATTATATATAAAATAAACCTGATCCCTTTTCTTTAGCAGTCCAAGTTTTTACTCGTGATTTTAATGCTAGGCTTTAGTTAAGATACTTCAAAATCAAAACTACAAATATTTTGGAATAATATATAATTTCCGCAACGAAGAATAAAAAATGGTAGTTAATAGCAACCTCAAACCTAGAACGTGGTTTGGTTATTTTTTGTACAAGTCATCTAATTTTAACTATATGGACCACACATGAGTAATATTGGGAGTTCGTTTTTAAGGCAATATTTCTAAAGAGATATTTTTTCTTTCATAGTATTTAAATTTTCGCTTAACACTTTCTTTTTGTGTCATTTTAGGTTCACTGCATCATCATACACTCAACTTGTTGTTTTATTAGCCTTCGGCTTTATGCTTTTAGGTTGGATCCAACATAGGCCACCAACCGGTTTAACAGTATTAAATCATTAAACCTTTCAAGAAAGTGAAATTAACTTGTTGCTTAGTTTTGCACCAACCCCGCCACATGATCTTAAACCTTTCTTGTCAATCGAATTTATATTTTAATTGACGAAACGTACGTGAACAACCAATTTAGCAGTCCCCTCAAACTTTTAAAATTCTTTCATTTTATCCAAATAAATTATCTTCACTAACTCATGTGAATAACTTCTATATTAATGGGGGTGTAAGCGATCTTCAATTTACACAACTCACTAGTCGTCTCTAGCTAACCATGGCATCTCTTGTAGAGAAACAACTCCTTAAGTCCCTCTTCTCATTCTTCTTATTAGTCCTCTTTTCCCATACAGTTTTTTCGTCCCGAAAAACATTTGATCAGAGAAAACCTTGCAAACACTTCTCCTTCTACTTTCATGACATCCTCTACGATGGTGACAATGTAGCAAACGCAACCTCAGCCGCTATAGTGAGCCCGCCAGGATTAGGAAACTTCAAGTTCGGTAAGTTTGTGATCTTTGATGGCCCCATAACAATGGACAAGAACTATCTCTCAGAACCTCTAGCTCGCGCACAAGGCTTCTATTTCTATGACATGAAGATGGACTTCAATGCGTGGTTTTGCTACACCTTGGTGTTTAACTCGACGCAACACAAAGGGACATTGAACATAATGGGTGCGGATTTGATGATGGAGCCGACAAGAGATCTATCGGTCGTGGGTGGGACGGGTGATTTCTTCATGGCTCGTGGGATCGCTACCTTCGTGACGGATATATTTCAAGGGGCTAAGTATTTCCGTGTTAAGATGGATGTTAAACTCTATGAATGTTAGTAACTAACTTCATGTGTTTGATTCTTAAAGCTTGTGTGTTGACGCACAGATAAAATGTGTTACTAAAAATAAGTGTTTGTTCTGTTTTATTTTATAGTTTTTCTGTGTGTTTTCGTTTATGATTTATAATTCTTGATGTTCCAAACCTCAATTGTTAGAAGACGTAATGAAAAGAATGTTTCTGTCGTGAATGAAGAGGGGAACTTGTGTGTATTATTAAGTCGACCAACTGGTCTTTATATACATATGGTAATGACGGTCTAAGTACTGGATCGACATGAGATCGTACTTATCCTTAACTAGATAATGACTAGCAATACGTAAGATAAACACCAACTATAATGTAGATAAACACAAGAGTAGATATGCGTCAGTATGATCCTGCGGATGGGCTTGGCCCGTCTTGCTACACGGGCTGATAAATGGGTCGATCACTAAAAGGTTTATAACAATTATGGCATAGTATGGAGGGTTATAGTTGTTTGCCTTTTGGCTCCAAACAAAAACAAGACAGGAAAAAGAGTACAACACATGAACTCCCCCTGATGAATGCATCACCGAAGATCCTTCAGTCGACGCATGCCTATCTTCCATAAGAGCTTCTTGAACGTTGAGGTTGGTAGTGACTTGGTGAAGAGGTTGGCTGAATTCTCACTCGAACGGACTTGTNNNNNNNNNNNNNNNNNNNNNNNNNNNNNNNNNNNNNNNNNNNNNNNNNNNNNNNNNNNNNNNNNNNNNNNNNNNNNNNNNNNNNNNNNNNNNNNNNNNNNNNNNNNNNNNNNNNNNNNNNNNNNNNNNNNNNNNNNNNNNNNNNNNNNNNNNNNNNNNNNNNNNNNNNNNNNNNNNNNNNNNNNNNNNNNNNNNNNNNNNNNNNNNNNNNNNNNNNNNNNNNNNNNNNNNNNNNNNNNNNNNNNNNNNNNNNNNNNNNNNNNNNNNNNNNNNNNNNNNNNNNNNNNNNNNNNNNNNNNNNNNNNNNNNNNNNNNNNNNNNNNNNNNNNNNNNNNNNNNNNNNNNNNNNNNNNNNNNNNNNNNNNNNNNNNNNNNNNNNNNNNNNNNNNNNNNNNNNNNNNNNNNNNNNNNNNNNNNNNNNNNNNNNNNNNNNNNNNNNNNNNNNNNNNNNNNNNNNNNNNNNNNNNNNNNNNNNNNNNNNNNNNNNNNNNNNNNNNNNNNNNNNNNNNNNNNNNNNNNNNNNNNNNNNNNNNNNNNNNNNNNNNNNNNNNNNNNNNNNNNNNNNNNNNNNNNNNNNNNNNNNNNNNNNNNNNNNNNNNNNNNNNNNNNNNNNNNNNNNNNNNNNNNNNNNNNNNNNNNNNNNNNNNNNNNNNNNNNNNNNNNNNNNNNNNNNNNNNNNNNNNNNNNNNNNNNNNNNNNNNNNNNNNNNNNNNNNNNNNNNNNNNNNNNNNNNNNNNNNNNNNNNNNNNNNNNNNNNNNNNNNNNNNNNNNNNNNNNNNNNNNNNNNNNNNNNNNNNNNNNNNNNNNNNNNNNNNNNNNNNNNNNNNNNNNNNNNNNNNNNNNNNNNNNNNNNNNNNNNNNNNNNNNNNNNNNNNNNNNNNNNNNNNNNNNNNNNNNNNNNNNNNNNNNNNNNNNNNNNNNNNNNNNNNNNNNNNNNNNNNNNNNNNNNNNNNNNNNNNNNNNNNNNNNNNNNNNNNNNNNNNNNNNNNNNNNNNNNNNNNNNNNNNNNNNNNNNNNNNNNNNNNNNNNNNNNNNNNNNNNNNNNNNNNNNNNNNNNNNNNNNNNNNNNNNNNNNNNNNNNNNNNNNNNNNNNNNNNNNNNNNNNNNNNNNNNNNNNNNNNNNNNNNNNNNNNNNNNNNNNNNNNNNNNNNNNNNNNNNNNNNNNNNNNNNNNNNNNNNNNNNNNNNNNNNNNNNNNNNNNNNNNNNNNNNNNNNNNNNNNNNNNNNNNNNNNNNNNNNNNNNNNNNNNNNNNNNNNNNNNNNNNNNNNNNNNNNNNNNNNNNNNNNNNNNNNNNNNNNNNNNNNNNNNNNNNNNNNNNNNNNNNNNNNNNNNNNNNNNNNNNNNNNNNNNNNNNNNNNNNNNNNNNNNNNNNNNNNNNNNNNNNNNNNNNNNNNNNNNNNNNNNNNNNNNNNNNNNNNNNNNNNNNNNNNNNNTCATGTCGACATGTTTTCTGTTCCATTTCCTTCCAGACATGACATAATTTATCGAGTTCTCATTATTGTCAGGAACTTCATTACCTTGTTTCTTAGCGTCCCAAGTATCTTTTGGTGGTACATGAGTTTCCTTTTCCATGTCTAGAGTTTCCACTTTGTCGGATTTCTTTGCACTCTTTCTTTTCTGAACTTCTTTGTCTTTGGAACCTACTGGTCTACCACGTTTCAATTGTGGTTTAGACGTAGTAGCAGCCTGATTATGTCCATCACGGACATCAAGTCTTATTGGTGCATTTGCAGCTGGTATGTATGACTTGGTTACTCTATTTGGGTCAGCAAAGGAATCTGGCAATCTGTTAGCTAGCTCTTGAATATGTATAATCTTCCGGACTTCTAGATCACAATCTCTAGTCCGAGGATNNNNNNNNNNNNNNNNNNNNNNNNNNNNNNNNNNNNNNNNNNNNNNNNNNNNNNNNNNNNNNNNNNNNNNNNNNNNNNNNNNNNNNNNNNNNNNNNNNNNNNNNNNNNNNNNNNNNNNNNNTAAACAAATCACCTGTTGTTGGCTCTAGGTACTTAATAATAGAAGGAGAATCGTATCCAACATATACTCCCATCCTCCTCTGAGTTCCCATCTTTGTTCTCTGTGGTGGTGCTATAGGCACTTGGACGGCACATCCAAAAACTCTTAGATGGGATATATCTGGCTTGGCTCATGACCCGTTAGTAGTTGGGATGGCGAGTATTTGTGCTCACTAGATGGCCTGATGCGAATTAGCTCAGCTGCATGTAGTACTGCATGTCCCCAAGCTGATACTGGGAGTTTGGTATTCATTAAAGTGGCCGGGCAATCAGCTGGATCCGTTTTATAAAGGGTTCAGCCAGGCCATTCTGAGTATGGACATGTGCTACAGAATGCTCCACACTTACCCCCATGAACATACAATAGTCATTAAAAGCTTGGAAAGTGAATTCACTTGCGTTGTCTAGACGTATAGTCTTTAATGGAAAATCTGGAAAATGTGCTCTCAGTCTTATTATCTGGGCCAGCAATCTTGCAAGTGCTAGATTACGAGTTGATTGGAGACAAACATGTGACCATCTTGTGGATGCGTCAATCAGGACCATAAAATATCTAAATGTCCCACAGGGTGGGTGTATTGGTCCACAAATATCAACTTGTATTCTTTCTAGGAAATTTGTCACTTCCTTATTCACTTTGGTATGTGATGGCTTAGTAATTAGTTTCCCTTGTGAGCATGCTTCACATGTGATATTCTTAGGGATAACTCTTTTTGTTTTCAAACTGTGACCATTTGAATTTGATATGAGTTTTCGCATCATGTTCGAACCGGGGTGTCCCAGCCGATTGTGCCAAAGAGTGAACTCTTCTTTGAATTCTTTATTCAAGACGGCATTAGCCTAAACAAGACTGGTCTGGGCATAATAAAGACCAGTCCCACGCGCATGTATAGTCTCAAAGACTTTCTTATTGCCTTGGGTGATTTTATAAATCTGTAGGAATTCTTTACTTCCTTCACCCATTGTTTCGATGTGGAAACCATTCAGTCTTATGTCTTTAAAGCTCAATAGACTTCTGTTTGAGCTAGGTGAGTACAAAGCATCTTCAATCTCAAGATGTGTACCTTTTGGCAATAAGATATTGGCGTGGCCATAGCCTTCAATTAAGCTAGCCGTGCCAGCTATAGTGGTACAACCTTCAATAAGATATTGGCGTGGCCATAGCCTTCAATTAAGCTAGCCGTGCCAGCTATAGTGGTACAACCTTCAATAAGATATTGGCGTGGCCATAGCCTTCAATTAAGCTAGCCGTGCCAGCTATAGTGGTACAACCTTCAATAAGATATTGGCGTGGCCATAGCCTTCAATTAAGCTAGCCGTGCCAGCTATAGTGGTACAACCTTCAATAAGATATTGGCGTGGCCATAGCCTTCAATTAAGCTAGCCGTGCCAGCTATAGTGGTGATGTTAGCTACCTTATGTGTGAGATGTATGAAAAATCGTTTGTCTCTCAAAATGGTGTGGCTGGTGCCACTGTCCACCACGATTGTATCCATTCCACTTTTCATTCTTCAAAAACAATAATCATAAAGTTAATGAACAATAATAAAATTTTCAGAGATGGTATCTTTAATGATCTAATTCTTAGGCATATGAGAAATGAAATTTTTTATTTATTCATTCATAAGGAGAAAGTTAAATCCAAAGCCAAACACTGATAAACAATCTTAAAGAACACCAAATCCAGGGGAAAAACAGTTTATCCCCATTAGTAAGAAAATAATCGGATCATTCACATACTCTTGCAGTCGGATACAAGCAATGCAAGTAAATAACAATATTTTTTTTAATGAACCAAACGATTTCATGTATATGCAGGAAGGTAAAGTTAAACCTATACATCTAGGATAAAGTTAAATCCATTGCATGAAATCTGATCAGTTTTATCAATTTTCGACATGAAAGTAAACTAATCAGTATGAATGATCTATCCTAATTAGATGATTTCATGTGATATGCAGGAAGGTAAAGTTAAACCTATACAAAATCGAGATAAAGTTAAATCCATGCATGAAATCAGATTAGTATACATTTTCAAAAAAAAATACAATCATTTCTTACTTTTATTTGTTTTCGATATTTATCAGATTAAATATAATGATTTGATAATGCTAGTATATCAGTAATAATCCGAAATTTATTTATTTTCAGATAAATACTAGCAATTCCTATTCCTAGTAGGATTATGAAAAAATAAATCGATATTTTTCTGATAAATGCTGAAAATCCTATTTTTTTTTTAAGATAAAGATATAAGGTTTTTNNNNNNNNNNNNNNNNNNNNNNNNNNNNNNNNNNNNNNNNNNNNNNNNNNNNNNNNNNNNNNNNNNNNNNNNNNNNNNNNNNNNNNNNNNNNNNNNNNNNNNNNNNNNNNNNNNNNNNNNNNNNNNNNNNNNNNNNNNNNNNNNNNNNNNNNNNNNNNNNNNNNNNNNNNNNNNNNNNNNNNNNNNNNNNNNNNNNNNNNNNNNNNNNNNNNNNNNNNNNNNNNNNNNNNNNNNNNNNNNNNNNNNNNNNNNNNNNNNNNNNNNNNNNNNNNNNNNNNNNNNNNNNNNNNNNNNNNNNNNNNNNNNNNNNNNNNNNNNNNNNNNNNNNNNNNNNNNNNNNNNNNNNNNNNNNNNNNNNNNNNNNNNNNNNNNNNNNNNAGCTTTGAAAATAGATTAGGGTTTTAGATTTTATTCTGCGAAGACATACGGCTAGATGTAGCTGTATGTATGCGACTGAGGGTTTAAATCCTTTATGGTTTTGTTTTGAGTTTTCTAAAGATACCTGAACCTTTTGTGATGAGTTGAACGGTCTGTGAGGAGAGAGAGCTGCTGCTGGTTGCTGACAGAGAGAAAAAGGAGGCGACTGGAAGAGCTTTAAGAGTCGTCGGAAAATATCAAGAGATCGTTTGGTTTCTGATTTATGGGTGGTGAATTTTTGGAAGGGTTTAGAGACAAGGTCGTGCTGATAACGTGTTGTGAATGAAGAGGGAAACTTGTGTGTATTATTAGGTCGACCAATTGGTCTTTATATACATATGGTAATGACGGTCTAAGTACTGGATCGACATGAGATCGTACTTATCCTTAACTAGATAATGACTAGCAATACGTAAGATAAACACCAACTATAATGTAGATAAACACAAGAGTAGATAGGCGCCAGTATGATCCTGCGGATGGGCTTGGCCCGTCTTGCTACACGGACTGATGAATGAGTCAATCACTAAATGGTTTATAACAGTTTCAGTATATTGTATAATTTAGTATGAAAGACGCATTAATTAACCCGCTTGAAATAAAAGAAAATTCCCTCTAAGTAAAGATACGTAGAACAACGTACGATACTTGTTGACTAGGAACAAAAAGAATCAATAGTTGAACTTTAATAATACTAACAGAACACATTAGTTAGTAAATTTACGTAAGATTTTGTTTCATAAGTGTCGCCATTGACGGACACTATATATTTTGTTTTTATCCTAAGCATCAACAGCTTACTTGGGGATCAAAAGTATTTTTTTCCTAAAAACACAAAGGAAAAAGGATACAAAAGTTCAGCCTATAACAACAATCCAAAAAAATAACTGAGAGTACAATGAATCAAACAAACTAAACCAGATTAGTTAACTAGAAAAGGGGAAGTATGGGGTGAGTCTGACAGTATTCTGCCTTAAGCAATACTGATGGTCTATTGTATTAGTCCACTAAACACTACTCTTCACACGTATCATTAAAAATCACAAAAAAGACATGGATAACAAATCAGCCAGTGATAACGGTCATTCCACCACCCACATACTAACATAAAAATTCATTGAATCACCCTACATGGTCTTCAGGTCTTGTGCAGTGGCGAAGCTAGGCTGTAAGATGTAGGGGCAAGTGCACCCACAATTATTTTAAAATTCCATTTTTTTTATGTAGAAACATCAAAAATTTGTCAGTTAATGTGGTAAAATGTAGTTTGTTACCAAAGGTTCACCCATGAATTAAATGGTCTAGCTTCGCCCCTGGTCGAATTAAATGGTCTAGCTTCGCCCCTGGTCTTGTGCTGTGAACACATAACCAAACAGCACGCCTATTTCAAGTATACTAGCTAATTTTTAATGAAACGCAGCTAACGCATATCTCTATCCTATACGATCCACTAGTCCGGCCCTTATTCGGATCCCCCATCTGTATATGCGGTTCTAAACCTTTTTTCGATTGTTCAGAAAGTCCATACCAAAATGTAAGATGGAAATTAACTGTACAAAAACATTTTTTCTAAACCTTAATAATTCTCATACTAAACTTTTTGTTGCCTAGAAACCTTAAGATCTTTCAACAGCGCCACTTCACACCTCAAGAGGTAATATCAAAAGCTATCATTGATG
The DNA window shown above is from Brassica oleracea var. oleracea cultivar TO1000 chromosome C3, BOL, whole genome shotgun sequence and carries:
- the LOC106332704 gene encoding dirigent protein 6-like, giving the protein MASLVEKQLLKSLFSFFLLVLFSHTVFSSRKTFDQRKPCKHFSFYFHDILYDGDNVANATSAAIVSPPGLGNFKFGKFVIFDGPITMDKNYLSEPLARAQGFYFYDMKMDFNAWFCYTLVFNSTQHKGTLNIMGADLMMEPTRDLSVVGGTGDFFMARGIATFVTDIFQGAKYFRVKMDVKLYEC